A stretch of Roseibium porphyridii DNA encodes these proteins:
- a CDS encoding slr1659 superfamily regulator: protein MEISTNDYRVWTEGASIHYEGTMRLSGTEAYAPILEIMNSVLGSKPDLITLDLTGLEFLNSSGINLFAKFTIEIRKQPEVGVRVLGSKSIPWQSKSLRNLQRLHPALELTIS, encoded by the coding sequence ATGGAAATCAGCACCAACGATTACCGCGTTTGGACTGAAGGTGCGTCCATCCACTATGAAGGCACCATGCGGCTTTCAGGCACGGAAGCCTATGCGCCGATACTTGAAATCATGAACTCCGTACTCGGGTCCAAACCCGATCTCATCACGCTTGACCTGACCGGACTTGAGTTCTTGAACAGCTCCGGCATCAACCTCTTTGCGAAATTCACCATCGAGATCCGGAAACAACCGGAAGTCGGCGTCCGCGTTCTTGGCTCCAAGAGCATCCCCTGGCAATCCAAGTCCCTCCGCAACCTTCAACGCCTGCACCCCGCGCTCGAACTGACGATTTCCTGA
- a CDS encoding slr1658 superfamily regulator — protein sequence MAEDFGHTHSSNGGDATRFCLTLMAEPLELSWHHCGVTSDFIGEYFSRACPGEVDPVDARHSISYMINEILENAVKFRYGGDIAIDSSLQGETFEIQIINKIDKETASRFQELLRELLEREPGELLLEKIEENALNPDSTGSGLGLLTLMSDYEAKLGWSFHREHVSEGVKLTTFASLRLS from the coding sequence ATGGCTGAAGATTTTGGACATACTCACTCTTCAAACGGTGGCGACGCGACGCGGTTTTGCCTGACGCTGATGGCCGAGCCATTGGAACTCAGCTGGCATCATTGCGGCGTGACATCGGATTTCATTGGCGAGTATTTCAGCCGGGCATGCCCCGGAGAAGTTGATCCGGTGGATGCACGCCACAGCATCAGCTACATGATCAACGAGATCCTCGAGAACGCGGTCAAATTTCGATATGGCGGTGACATTGCCATCGACAGCAGCCTCCAGGGTGAAACGTTTGAGATTCAAATTATCAACAAGATCGACAAAGAAACCGCGTCTCGTTTCCAGGAGCTTCTGCGCGAACTTCTGGAGCGCGAACCCGGTGAGCTCTTGTTGGAGAAAATCGAAGAAAATGCCCTTAATCCCGACTCGACCGGCTCAGGCCTGGGCCTGCTTACGCTCATGAGCGATTACGAAGCCAAATTGGGCTGGTCTTTCCACCGCGAGCATGTAAGTGAAGGCGTAAAGCTGACTACGTTTGCCTCATTGCGACTTTCCTGA
- a CDS encoding SpoIIE family protein phosphatase, whose product MSVTHVGTETPEPQDGQSVGRFSRHSFRAKFIAVVGAAVLFDLMLAGGVAIWNVQRLSNDATEKVATGLTSATEEYLRTYIDTTALRTDLLLDQVFSEVEALGGAMQTLIDNPQTGTNVGRTVEADPKLGDKLVFNPQAGWSQNSPGESVVSVWGYLLDDDGNPLPEVEAQISDSSAFNLIAPGILKTGSPKLQMYYVGPKDKPIMRTTPYTDQAQTFDKLYPGHNEDNFWDFFFPGVYEGWQSWIKDPANRPVDRDIVGTDPYIDAITGARIVSFFYPLWTADRSDVAGMAAVDITLDQLSNLVENVKIAETGFGFLTSSAGNVIAVSEAGAETLGLVSVGGEGQGVTGIDRLLGKSRFPEVANLELPHNTGTVIDSITLGGDGDFNEETGEGYIVVLKELSPINLWNGETIVSENLTLGFMVAKDEIYAPLTAVQHELSEATERIVYWQIAALLISLVIVTVAVYAISGRITKGLSQLAGAARALQNKDYSVRVDIPTRDEVAAAGLAFNRMAEEISFHTENLENLVEERTKKLETANKEIGALNKRLKSENVRLGAELDVAKRIQEMVLPRRSELEIIPQIEIAAFMEPADEVGGDYYDVLFDGEHIKVGIGDVTGHGLESGVLMLMVQSVARALQEKGDKDPIAFLDVLNRAVYKNITRTKSDKHLTLAFVDYVDGKVTLSGQHEEVLIIRSTGETERIDTMDLGFPVGLEADISAFVATLDLSFGPDDILILHTDGITEAENAAGNMFGLDRLSDSAHSNRHKSAKGIAEAVIDDVKMHIGEYKVFDDITLVVLKHR is encoded by the coding sequence ATGAGTGTCACGCATGTAGGGACCGAAACTCCGGAGCCGCAGGACGGGCAGTCAGTTGGCCGGTTTTCGAGGCACAGTTTTCGGGCCAAATTCATTGCGGTCGTCGGCGCGGCGGTTCTGTTCGATCTCATGCTGGCCGGCGGCGTTGCCATCTGGAATGTGCAACGTTTGTCCAACGACGCGACCGAGAAGGTCGCGACCGGTCTCACCAGCGCCACGGAAGAGTACCTGAGGACATATATCGACACGACGGCGCTCAGAACCGATCTGCTGCTCGATCAGGTATTTTCCGAAGTTGAAGCGCTTGGCGGTGCCATGCAGACTTTGATTGACAATCCTCAGACCGGCACCAATGTCGGCAGGACTGTCGAAGCAGACCCCAAGCTTGGCGACAAACTTGTTTTTAATCCGCAAGCTGGCTGGTCACAGAATTCACCGGGAGAATCCGTTGTCAGTGTCTGGGGGTATCTGCTGGATGACGACGGCAATCCGCTGCCTGAGGTCGAGGCACAGATTTCTGACAGCTCCGCTTTCAACCTGATTGCACCCGGTATCCTCAAGACCGGGTCGCCGAAACTGCAGATGTATTATGTCGGCCCAAAAGACAAGCCGATCATGCGCACGACGCCTTATACGGATCAGGCGCAGACATTCGACAAGCTTTATCCCGGCCACAACGAAGACAACTTCTGGGATTTCTTCTTTCCTGGCGTCTATGAAGGCTGGCAAAGCTGGATCAAGGACCCGGCCAATCGGCCGGTTGACCGCGATATCGTTGGCACGGATCCATATATCGATGCAATCACCGGCGCTCGCATAGTCAGCTTCTTTTACCCGCTCTGGACAGCTGACCGTTCGGATGTCGCAGGCATGGCGGCTGTCGACATCACGCTCGATCAGCTCTCCAATCTGGTTGAGAATGTAAAGATCGCTGAGACCGGGTTCGGCTTTCTTACGTCGTCGGCAGGAAACGTCATTGCCGTGAGTGAGGCCGGTGCCGAAACGCTTGGTCTTGTCTCTGTAGGTGGTGAAGGTCAGGGTGTGACCGGGATCGATCGGCTCCTCGGGAAGAGCCGTTTCCCCGAGGTCGCAAATCTTGAACTGCCGCACAATACAGGCACAGTAATCGATTCCATAACGCTCGGCGGCGATGGCGATTTCAACGAAGAAACGGGTGAAGGATATATCGTTGTTCTGAAGGAACTTTCGCCCATCAATCTTTGGAATGGCGAAACGATTGTCTCTGAAAATCTGACCCTTGGTTTCATGGTTGCCAAGGACGAAATCTATGCACCGTTGACGGCTGTACAGCATGAATTGTCCGAGGCGACGGAGCGGATCGTTTATTGGCAGATCGCGGCGCTTCTGATCAGTCTGGTAATCGTGACTGTTGCCGTTTACGCCATTTCCGGTCGGATCACCAAAGGCCTGTCACAGCTGGCCGGCGCAGCACGTGCGCTGCAGAACAAGGACTATTCCGTCCGGGTTGATATCCCGACCCGCGATGAGGTGGCAGCTGCCGGTCTTGCGTTCAACCGCATGGCCGAAGAAATCAGTTTCCATACCGAAAACCTTGAGAACCTGGTCGAGGAGCGAACGAAAAAGCTCGAAACCGCGAACAAGGAAATTGGTGCGCTTAACAAGCGGCTCAAGTCGGAGAATGTGCGTCTGGGCGCAGAACTGGATGTCGCCAAACGCATTCAGGAGATGGTGCTGCCACGTCGCAGCGAGCTCGAGATCATTCCGCAAATCGAGATTGCCGCCTTCATGGAACCGGCCGATGAGGTGGGCGGCGATTACTACGATGTTCTCTTTGATGGTGAACACATCAAGGTGGGTATCGGCGATGTGACCGGCCACGGCTTGGAGAGTGGCGTGCTGATGCTGATGGTTCAGTCAGTTGCCCGCGCCTTGCAGGAAAAGGGTGACAAGGACCCGATCGCGTTTCTGGATGTGCTCAACCGGGCCGTCTACAAGAACATCACGCGGACCAAATCCGACAAACATCTGACCCTTGCATTTGTCGACTACGTTGATGGCAAGGTGACGTTGTCCGGTCAGCATGAAGAAGTGCTGATCATCCGATCAACCGGCGAGACCGAACGCATCGACACTATGGATCTCGGGTTCCCGGTCGGTTTGGAAGCAGATATCTCCGCATTTGTCGCAACATTGGATTTGAGTTTCGGTCCGGACGATATTCTGATCCTTCACACCGATGGTATCACGGAAGCTGAAAACGCGGCCGGAAACATGTTTGGCCTGGACCGGTTGAGCGACAGTGCCCACAGCAATCGCCACAAATCGGCCAAGGGCATCGCTGAAGCCGTCATCGATGACGTCAAGATGCATATCGGGGAATACAAGGTGTTTGACGATATCACGCTCGTGGTTTTGAAGCACAGGTAG
- a CDS encoding class I SAM-dependent methyltransferase has translation MIADSISQGFQWNFNENDQEFSLHGSLRPQRSEEMNSCISALESSVSSVSGRFYVNVRRLVRMNNVAFHAFAGKILDLVRGRSDLKVHVTTSSVVGWATRKFAVLETMSENITVGEYDNEFYPGQTFLEEGGFIPILRTQTKLTWRHERAILQRHGLEPGLQVADICCGIGDFAVLLQKEFQPDRLVALDHSRSSLDYARKVATDFGIRGIDYVFGDASEMLLESDQFDFVTCRHSLQVFDRPELILQELLRICKPGGRIYITNEKNSHCLGEPRSESIQRTYNEVARLWAHFNMDIELGPKSRRYLIDAGLEDIQMESFMVTNLDGDPQDFADIIQSWEDVYAGKMAVERGDSEEQIREFRQGFQDHIFAAKHPRGYAGWPIWVASGRKPK, from the coding sequence ATGATTGCTGACAGTATTTCGCAAGGGTTTCAGTGGAACTTCAACGAAAACGACCAGGAATTTTCATTGCACGGCAGCTTGAGGCCGCAGCGCAGCGAGGAAATGAACAGCTGCATTTCCGCGCTTGAAAGCTCCGTTTCCAGCGTCAGTGGGCGCTTCTATGTCAATGTTCGCCGCTTGGTGCGCATGAACAATGTCGCTTTTCATGCCTTCGCCGGCAAGATTCTGGACCTGGTGCGCGGGCGCAGCGATCTGAAAGTTCACGTGACAACCTCGAGCGTGGTCGGTTGGGCCACCCGCAAATTCGCGGTGCTTGAGACCATGTCCGAAAATATCACCGTCGGGGAATACGATAACGAGTTTTATCCAGGCCAGACATTCCTTGAAGAGGGTGGCTTTATCCCGATTTTGCGCACGCAGACCAAACTGACATGGCGCCATGAACGGGCCATCTTGCAGCGCCATGGCCTGGAACCCGGATTGCAGGTGGCAGACATCTGCTGCGGTATCGGGGATTTCGCGGTTCTCTTGCAAAAGGAATTTCAGCCCGATCGGCTGGTGGCTCTGGATCACAGTCGGTCCAGTCTCGACTATGCGCGCAAGGTCGCGACGGATTTCGGCATTCGCGGCATCGACTATGTGTTTGGTGATGCGTCCGAAATGCTGTTGGAAAGCGACCAGTTCGACTTCGTCACCTGCCGCCATTCCCTTCAGGTGTTCGATCGGCCTGAACTGATCCTTCAGGAGCTGCTGCGTATCTGCAAGCCGGGCGGCCGCATCTACATCACCAACGAGAAAAACTCCCATTGTCTGGGTGAGCCGAGGTCGGAATCAATCCAGCGCACCTACAATGAAGTTGCGCGGCTTTGGGCCCATTTCAACATGGATATCGAGCTTGGCCCCAAGAGCCGGCGATACCTGATCGATGCAGGCCTTGAAGACATTCAGATGGAATCGTTCATGGTGACCAACCTGGACGGCGATCCCCAGGATTTCGCCGATATTATCCAGTCCTGGGAAGATGTCTACGCCGGCAAGATGGCTGTCGAGCGTGGTGACAGTGAAGAGCAGATCCGCGAATTCAGGCAGGGTTTCCAGGACCATATCTTCGCGGCCAAGCATCCACGGGGATATGCAGGCTGGCCGATTTGGGTCGCTTCGGGACGGAAACCAAAATGA
- a CDS encoding ubiquinone biosynthesis methyltransferase UbiE, whose amino-acid sequence MQATSEGMSLNSDVPQMLHMDLDIKDFCSDWAHCDLMSGYLARMVSHNRLDSLLFSNLYSSALNELLETVFRVHGEDGKLECAVHRQGNHDRIELTFPADQPTFETYRKAIEKVQASDAEALYLEALFTEDEPDAGLGLLELGVDYGARLTIDRLENGRMCLVAELALEDETE is encoded by the coding sequence ATGCAGGCGACTTCTGAAGGCATGTCATTGAATTCCGACGTGCCGCAGATGCTCCATATGGATTTGGATATCAAGGATTTTTGCTCTGACTGGGCGCATTGCGATCTGATGTCGGGGTATCTGGCTCGAATGGTCAGCCACAATCGGCTGGATTCTCTGCTTTTTTCAAATCTTTATTCATCCGCGTTGAACGAACTCCTGGAAACTGTATTTCGCGTTCATGGAGAAGACGGCAAGCTTGAATGCGCCGTGCACCGCCAGGGCAACCACGACCGGATAGAGCTGACCTTTCCTGCAGATCAACCAACATTCGAGACTTACCGGAAGGCTATCGAAAAGGTGCAGGCCTCTGATGCGGAAGCCCTTTATCTGGAAGCTTTGTTCACAGAAGACGAACCGGATGCTGGCCTGGGGCTGCTGGAGCTGGGCGTCGACTACGGTGCGCGTTTGACAATCGACAGGCTTGAAAATGGTCGCATGTGTCTGGTCGCTGAATTGGCGCTTGAGGACGAAACAGAATGA
- a CDS encoding branched-chain amino acid ABC transporter substrate-binding protein produces MKKYLLASVAAVAGVAMSTAAIADIVIATAGPMTGQYASFGAQMKAGAEQAVADINAAGGVNGEMLVLEVGDDACDPKQAVAVANQMVGKGVVFMAGHFCSGSSIPASAVYAEEGIIQISPASTNPKFTDERPGPGVYRVCGRDDQQGQVAGTYLAEEFGDKNIAVVHDKTAYGKGLADATKGVMNSLGKDETLYEAYTAGEKDYTALVSKLKQENIDVLYVGGYHTEAGLMKRQMVDQGMDTILVSGDALVTDEYWSITGPAGEGTLMTFSPDPRKNPIAAPVVKSLEDAGKTAEGYSLYTYAAIQAWAAAATTAKSTDYDAVVGALNAGDFATVLGDLSFDDKGDVSLPGYVWYEWKDGQYDYK; encoded by the coding sequence ATGAAAAAATATCTATTGGCGAGTGTTGCTGCTGTTGCCGGTGTGGCCATGTCCACTGCCGCTATTGCGGACATCGTGATTGCAACAGCCGGTCCGATGACCGGTCAGTACGCGTCCTTTGGTGCGCAGATGAAAGCTGGTGCCGAGCAAGCAGTTGCTGACATCAATGCCGCCGGTGGCGTCAATGGCGAAATGCTCGTTCTGGAAGTGGGCGACGATGCCTGCGATCCGAAACAGGCCGTTGCTGTTGCAAACCAGATGGTCGGCAAGGGTGTCGTGTTCATGGCGGGTCACTTCTGCTCTGGTTCGTCCATCCCGGCGTCCGCTGTCTATGCTGAAGAGGGGATCATTCAGATTTCTCCGGCATCTACCAACCCGAAATTCACCGATGAGCGTCCTGGTCCGGGTGTCTATCGCGTGTGCGGTCGTGACGACCAGCAGGGTCAGGTCGCAGGTACTTATCTGGCTGAGGAATTCGGCGACAAGAACATTGCCGTTGTTCACGACAAGACTGCCTACGGCAAGGGCCTGGCCGACGCAACCAAAGGTGTGATGAACAGCCTTGGTAAAGACGAAACTCTTTACGAAGCCTACACCGCTGGTGAAAAGGACTACACCGCGCTGGTCTCCAAGCTGAAGCAGGAAAACATCGACGTTCTTTATGTCGGCGGCTATCACACGGAAGCAGGCCTGATGAAGCGTCAGATGGTTGACCAGGGTATGGACACCATCCTCGTTTCCGGCGATGCACTCGTCACCGACGAGTATTGGTCAATCACCGGCCCGGCCGGCGAAGGCACATTGATGACCTTCTCTCCGGACCCACGCAAGAACCCGATTGCGGCACCCGTCGTGAAATCGCTTGAAGATGCCGGCAAAACCGCAGAAGGCTACTCTCTGTACACCTATGCGGCGATCCAGGCATGGGCGGCTGCTGCAACGACTGCAAAGTCCACGGACTATGATGCTGTCGTTGGTGCTCTGAACGCCGGTGATTTCGCAACCGTTCTCGGCGACCTGTCCTTCGACGACAAGGGCGACGTCTCTCTGCCTGGTTATGTCTGGTATGAGTGGAAAGACGGTCAGTACGACTACAAGTAA
- a CDS encoding DUF6867 family protein, which translates to MGILYETNIGVFLILLCGLGGGAAWMTGRACANTWRPILVLLWFLFLLTLAIRFLTFALFEGSLLSVHYLIVDYLVVLAFGLGGWRYTRTNQMTTQYVWLYQKTGPFTWRLREGQSDRYAEG; encoded by the coding sequence ATGGGTATTCTCTACGAAACGAACATAGGCGTCTTTTTGATCCTGCTGTGCGGGCTCGGAGGCGGTGCGGCCTGGATGACGGGACGTGCCTGCGCCAACACCTGGCGTCCGATTTTGGTGTTGTTGTGGTTCCTGTTCCTGTTGACGCTGGCAATCAGGTTCCTGACCTTTGCCCTTTTTGAAGGCTCGCTGTTGTCCGTGCACTATTTGATTGTGGACTATCTGGTTGTGCTTGCCTTCGGTCTCGGGGGCTGGCGCTATACGCGGACTAACCAAATGACAACACAGTATGTTTGGCTTTACCAAAAAACAGGTCCGTTCACTTGGCGGTTGCGTGAAGGACAATCTGACCGCTACGCTGAGGGCTGA
- a CDS encoding ABC transporter ATP-binding protein, translating to MTAPSHLLEVRNVETHYGKIIALRGVDLTVDNGEIVSLIGANGAGKSTLMMTICGTPHASSGEVLYDGENITHMPTHEIMRKSIAQSPEGRRIFPRMSVMENLVMGAEMAGNEDVDGSLDRAFDLFPRLKERRNQRGGTLSGGEQQMLAIARALMSKPRLLLLDEPSLGLAPIIVKQIFDAIRDLNQSDGLTVFLVEQNAYHALKLAHRGYVMVNGKITMSGTGKELLAREDVQAAYLEGGRH from the coding sequence ATGACAGCTCCGAGCCATTTGCTTGAAGTCCGCAATGTTGAAACCCATTACGGCAAGATTATCGCTCTGCGCGGTGTCGACCTGACGGTTGACAATGGAGAGATCGTCTCCCTGATCGGAGCCAACGGGGCGGGCAAGTCCACCCTGATGATGACCATTTGCGGAACGCCTCATGCCTCGTCAGGCGAGGTTCTTTATGACGGCGAAAACATTACACACATGCCGACGCATGAAATCATGCGAAAGTCCATTGCGCAGTCACCTGAAGGCCGCAGGATTTTCCCGCGCATGAGTGTGATGGAGAATCTTGTCATGGGTGCGGAAATGGCCGGCAACGAGGACGTTGACGGCAGCCTGGACCGGGCATTTGACCTGTTTCCACGCCTGAAGGAAAGACGCAACCAGCGCGGCGGCACACTATCGGGTGGTGAGCAGCAGATGCTCGCCATTGCGCGGGCACTCATGTCCAAGCCGCGTTTGCTTCTGCTCGATGAGCCTTCCCTGGGTCTGGCACCGATCATTGTGAAGCAGATTTTCGATGCGATCAGGGATCTCAACCAGAGCGACGGTCTGACGGTGTTTCTGGTGGAACAGAATGCCTATCATGCCTTGAAACTGGCGCACCGTGGATATGTGATGGTGAACGGCAAGATCACCATGTCCGGAACCGGCAAGGAACTGCTGGCGCGTGAAGACGTGCAGGCAGCTTACCTTGAAGGCGGGAGGCACTAG
- a CDS encoding ABC transporter ATP-binding protein: MSSWDNNPVLTIEHLTMRFGGLVAVDDLSFNVGRGDITALIGPNGAGKTTVFNCVTGFYKPTEGRVVMNRSNGEHYLLERMPDFQISARAKVARTFQNIRLFGGMTLLENLMVAQHNPLMVASGYSVAGIFGLSSFRSAEREAVDKARYWLEKTALIDRADAPAADLPYGDQRRLEIARAMCSGPELLCLDEPAAGLNPKESAELNSLLQYIRKEHDTSILLIEHDMSVVMEISDHVVVLDYGEKISDGTAPEVKDDPKVIAAYLGVPDEEVDAVEEEVGI, from the coding sequence ATGAGCTCCTGGGACAACAACCCCGTCCTGACAATCGAGCACCTGACCATGCGCTTCGGTGGATTGGTTGCGGTGGACGATCTGTCCTTCAATGTCGGCCGTGGGGATATCACGGCCCTGATCGGACCGAACGGCGCCGGCAAGACGACGGTGTTCAACTGCGTCACGGGCTTTTACAAGCCGACGGAAGGCCGGGTGGTGATGAACCGTTCCAACGGGGAGCACTATCTCCTGGAGCGCATGCCCGATTTTCAGATCTCCGCGCGTGCAAAGGTTGCCCGGACGTTCCAGAACATTCGCCTATTCGGCGGGATGACGTTGCTGGAAAACCTGATGGTGGCACAGCACAATCCACTCATGGTGGCTTCGGGGTATTCGGTGGCGGGCATCTTCGGCCTGTCATCGTTCCGGAGCGCTGAACGCGAGGCTGTCGACAAGGCTCGCTACTGGCTGGAAAAAACAGCTCTGATTGATCGTGCCGACGCGCCTGCAGCTGATTTGCCCTACGGTGATCAACGCCGTCTTGAGATCGCAAGGGCCATGTGTTCCGGTCCGGAACTACTTTGCCTTGACGAGCCGGCCGCCGGCCTGAACCCCAAGGAAAGTGCTGAACTGAATTCCTTGCTTCAGTATATCCGAAAGGAGCACGACACCTCGATCCTCCTGATCGAGCATGACATGAGCGTTGTCATGGAAATTTCCGATCACGTCGTGGTGCTGGATTACGGTGAAAAGATTTCTGATGGCACAGCGCCAGAAGTGAAGGATGATCCCAAGGTGATTGCCGCCTACCTCGGCGTTCCGGATGAAGAAGTAGATGCAGTGGAAGAGGAGGTCGGCATATGA
- the livM gene encoding high-affinity branched-chain amino acid ABC transporter permease LivM yields the protein MSVKSDNFFMDSVKDAAAGGLIALALFAVLIGMKAEVASGLGGQLGIVYRWGAVAVAVAIVFGGRLLLNLFVWKAETPVTQTAGSLMPNLQSLAPLGKYAMPIFLVLAVVLPFLLMSAYGARGSRQYLDLAILVTTYVMLGWGLNIVVGLAGLLDLGYVAFYAVGAYSYALLAEYFGFSFWICLPLAGILAAFWGIILGFPVLRLRGDYLAIVTLAFGEIIRVVLLNWYEFTGGPDGISGIPRPSFFGIEFTRGEGGFADTFGLEFSSIHRIIFLYYLILLMALITNFVTMRLRKLPVGRAWEALREDEIACRSLGINTTNTKLTAFALGAMFGGFAGSFFATRQGFISPESFTFIESAVILAIVVLGGLGSQIGVVIAAIVMIGGFEFFRGLEEYRMLVFGLLMVIIMVWKPRGLISTRNPSITLSGKKGKGISSDLVQEGHG from the coding sequence ATGTCAGTGAAATCCGATAACTTCTTCATGGATTCGGTGAAGGATGCAGCGGCGGGTGGTTTGATTGCGCTCGCACTCTTTGCAGTCCTCATCGGCATGAAGGCTGAAGTCGCCAGCGGCCTTGGGGGTCAGCTCGGCATCGTCTACCGCTGGGGAGCTGTTGCAGTTGCGGTGGCCATCGTTTTTGGCGGTCGTCTGCTTCTGAACCTCTTCGTCTGGAAAGCGGAAACACCCGTGACTCAGACGGCCGGCAGCCTGATGCCGAATTTGCAGTCGCTTGCGCCGCTCGGCAAATACGCCATGCCGATCTTCCTGGTGCTGGCGGTGGTTCTGCCGTTCCTGCTGATGTCCGCTTATGGCGCACGCGGCTCAAGGCAATATCTCGACCTCGCCATTCTGGTGACAACTTATGTCATGCTTGGCTGGGGATTGAATATCGTCGTCGGACTGGCCGGGTTGCTCGACCTTGGTTACGTCGCATTCTACGCAGTCGGAGCTTATTCGTATGCGTTGTTGGCGGAGTACTTTGGCTTCTCCTTCTGGATCTGCCTCCCGCTCGCCGGCATTCTGGCGGCATTCTGGGGCATCATTCTCGGGTTTCCGGTGTTGCGATTGCGCGGTGATTATCTCGCTATCGTAACCTTGGCATTCGGTGAAATTATTCGGGTCGTGCTGCTCAACTGGTATGAGTTCACCGGTGGTCCTGACGGCATCTCCGGCATCCCGCGCCCGAGCTTCTTCGGCATCGAATTCACACGAGGGGAAGGCGGGTTCGCGGACACGTTCGGACTGGAATTCAGCTCGATCCACCGCATCATCTTCCTTTATTACCTCATCCTGCTGATGGCGCTGATCACGAACTTCGTGACGATGCGGCTTCGCAAACTGCCGGTTGGACGCGCCTGGGAAGCTTTGCGCGAAGATGAAATTGCCTGTCGCTCGCTCGGCATCAACACCACCAACACCAAGCTGACCGCATTTGCTCTCGGTGCGATGTTCGGTGGTTTTGCCGGATCTTTCTTTGCGACACGCCAGGGGTTCATTTCCCCGGAGAGTTTCACCTTCATCGAATCGGCGGTGATCCTCGCAATCGTCGTGCTGGGCGGCCTTGGCAGCCAGATCGGCGTTGTCATTGCCGCGATCGTGATGATTGGCGGGTTTGAGTTTTTCCGCGGCCTGGAAGAATACCGCATGCTCGTTTTCGGTCTCTTGATGGTCATCATCATGGTCTGGAAACCTCGCGGCCTGATCTCCACCCGTAATCCTTCGATCACGTTGAGTGGCAAGAAAGGCAAGGGGATCAGTTCCGATCTGGTGCAGGAGGGTCACGGATGA
- a CDS encoding ABC transporter permease subunit: MEYFLQQLINGVTLGSIYGLIAIGYTMVYGIIGMINFAHGDIFMVGAFIALIFIVTLGITASLPVALLILALIGVLIVSMALTAAWGWTVERIAYRPLRGSFRLAPLITAIGASIALQNFVQISQGARNKPLQPLISGGFTLTDGGADGSGFIVQLSYTQILIIVVTVALMIGFTLLINKTSLGRAQRACEQDRKMASLLGINVDRTISLTFVMGAGLASVAGLMFLLYYGVIDFYIGFLAGVKAFTAAVLGGIGSLPGAMLGGLLIGLIETFWSGYFSVEYKDVAAFSILAIVLIFMPEGLLGKPEVEKV; encoded by the coding sequence ATGGAATACTTTCTTCAGCAGCTGATCAATGGCGTGACGCTGGGTTCGATCTATGGCCTGATCGCCATCGGTTACACGATGGTGTACGGCATCATCGGAATGATCAACTTTGCTCATGGTGATATCTTCATGGTCGGCGCGTTTATCGCGCTGATTTTTATTGTAACCCTCGGCATTACGGCATCCTTGCCCGTGGCGCTTTTGATTCTGGCACTGATCGGTGTCCTGATCGTATCCATGGCGCTGACGGCTGCCTGGGGCTGGACGGTTGAACGCATTGCCTATCGGCCCTTGCGCGGCTCGTTCCGCCTGGCGCCGCTAATCACCGCGATCGGTGCGTCCATTGCCCTGCAAAACTTCGTCCAGATCTCTCAAGGCGCACGCAACAAGCCGTTGCAGCCGTTGATTTCCGGCGGTTTCACACTGACTGATGGCGGTGCCGACGGATCCGGTTTTATTGTTCAGCTGTCTTATACCCAGATCCTGATCATTGTTGTCACCGTGGCTCTGATGATCGGTTTCACGCTGCTCATCAACAAAACGTCTCTCGGGCGCGCGCAGCGGGCTTGCGAACAGGACCGCAAAATGGCGTCCTTGCTTGGTATCAATGTTGACCGCACGATTTCGCTGACCTTCGTCATGGGGGCTGGCCTCGCCTCGGTCGCCGGCTTGATGTTCCTGCTCTACTACGGTGTGATCGACTTCTACATTGGCTTTCTTGCAGGCGTTAAAGCCTTCACCGCAGCGGTGCTTGGCGGGATCGGATCGCTTCCTGGTGCAATGCTGGGCGGTTTGTTGATTGGCCTGATCGAAACGTTCTGGTCCGGCTACTTCTCGGTCGAATACAAGGACGTCGCCGCTTTCTCCATCCTTGCAATCGTTCTGATCTTCATGCCCGAAGGTCTGCTCGGCAAGCCGGAAGTGGAGAAGGTCTGA